A genomic region of Equus caballus isolate H_3958 breed thoroughbred chromosome 1, TB-T2T, whole genome shotgun sequence contains the following coding sequences:
- the PNLIP gene encoding pancreatic triacylglycerol lipase precursor, with the protein MLRIWTLSLLLGAVVGNEVCYERLGCFSDDSPWAGIVERPLKILPWSPEKVNTRFLLYTNENPDNFQEIVADPSTIQSSNFNTGRKTRFIIHGFIDKGEESWLSTMCQNMFKVESVNCICVDWKSGSRTAYSQASQNVRIVGAEVAYLVGVLQSSFDYSPSNVHIIGHSLGSHAAGEAGRRTNGAVGRITGLDPAEPCFQGTPELVRLDPSDAQFVDVIHTDIAPFIPNLGFGMSQTAGHLDFFPNGGKEMPGCQKNVLSQIVDIDGIWQGTRDFAACNHLRSYKYYTDSILNPDGFAGFSCASYSDFTANKCFPCSSEGCPQMGHYADRFPGRTKGVGQLFYLNTGDASNFARWRYRVDVTLSGKKVTGHVLVSLFGNKGNSRQYEIFQGTLKPDNTYSNEFDSDVEVGDLEKVKFIWYNNVINLTLPKVGASKITVERNDGSVFNFCSEETVREDVLLTLTAC; encoded by the exons aTGCTGCGAATCTGGACACTTTCGCTGCTGCTGGGAGCAGTAGTag GAAACGAAGTTTGCTATGAGAGACTCGGCTGCTTCAGTGACGATTCGCCGTGGGCCGGGATTGTGGAAAGACCTCTCAAAATATTGCCCTGGTCTCCAGAAAAGGTCAACACCCGCTTCCTCCTGTACACTAACGAGAACCCAGACAACTTTCAA GAAATCGTTGCAGATCCTTCAACTATCCAGAGCTCCAATTTCAACACAGGTAGAAAAACCCGCTTTATTATTCATGGATTCATAGACAAGGGAGAAGAAAGCTGGCTgtccactatgtgccag AACATGTTTAAGGTGGAAAGTGTGAACTGTATCTGTGTGGACTGGAAAAGTGGCTCCCGCACCGCATACTCACAGGCTTCACAGAACGTCCGGATTGTGGGGGCAGAAGTGGCATATCTTGTTGGAGTTCTTCAG TCATCATTCGACTACTCTCCTTCCAACGTCCACATCATTGGCCATAGCCTGGGTTCTCACGCTGCTGGGGAGGCTGGAAGGAGGACCAATGGGGCCGTTGGACGGATCACAG GGTTGGATCCAGCTGAACCTTGCTTTCAGGGCACACCCGAATTAGTCCGATTGGACCCCAGCGATGCCCAATTTGTGGATGTAATTCACACAGACATTGCCCCCTTCATCCCCAACTTGG ggTTTGGAATGAGCCAAACTGCAGGCCACCTGGATTTCTTTccaaatggaggaaaagaaatgcCCGGATGTCAAAAGAACGTTCTCTCTCAGATTGTTGACATAGACGGGATCTGGCAAG GAACTCGTGACTTTGCGGCCTGTAATCACTTAAGAAGCTACAAGTATTACACTGATAGCATCCTCAACCCTGATGGCTTTGCTGGATTCTCTTGTGCCTCTTACAGTGATTTCACTGCA AACAAGTGCTTCCCCTGTTCAAGTGAAGGCTGCCCACAGATGGGTCATTATGCTGATAGATTTCCTGGGAGAACAAAAGGAGTGGGCCAGCTATTTTATCTAAACACCGGTGATGCCAGCAATTTTGCCC GTTGGAGGTATAGGGTAGATGTCACACTGTCTGGAAAGAAGGTTACAGGACACGTGCTAGTTTCTTTGTTTGGAAATAAAGGGAACTCTAGGCAGTATGAAATTTTCCA GGGCACTCTCAAACCAGACAATACTTATTCCAATGAATTTGACTCAGATGTGGAAGTTGGAGATTTGGAGAAGGTTAAATTTATTTGGTACAACAATGTGATCAACCTAACTCT